Genomic segment of Haemorhous mexicanus isolate bHaeMex1 chromosome 12, bHaeMex1.pri, whole genome shotgun sequence:
ACCCCgtttctgtgccagccaggggcagggagagcccccaTCCCCATTTATTGGGGGTTGGGGTGCAGGTCCCTGGTCCCCcccacctccctgccccagctgcctgtCAGCCAGGGAGACCTCAAGTTTGTTTTATTCGGTATCtgtataaataaaacatttgaattattaaaaaaaaaacaaacccaaagtcACAAGTGTCTAAAGTCCAACTGGGGCTGCCAGACATCCTCAAACGTGGGGGGCCACAACCCAGGACCCCCATCCTTGagctggggggggtgggggggctaTTGCTCGAGTTCAACCTGGttctggagcagggctggggccagcagggagggggcacaggcTGGCTCTTGaccccccccatccccagctggcagccagcggTGCccagtgggggggggggggtgccaccttctgtcccccctccccgggAAGGCACAACGTGGTCTGTGCAGGTCGGACGGCTTCAAAGCAATGTAAGAAAAACATCCAGAAAaacatcctccctccagggagTGCCCAGACCCCCACATCCCCCTGCCTCCCGGGCCGGGATGCAGCCCCAGCCGGGGGGGCTGGTTAAGGCATTGGCGGTGATGTCCCTGCCagggggggctgcagccccttccccttATTGCTTCTCCCGCGTCCACTTGATCATGGTCTCGGGCGAGCGGTAGAGGAAGATGAGCTTGGCGTAgagctcctcctccagctccagctcgcCCGTCTCCCGCACCAGGAAgatgtcctggcacagcttcaggATGCGATCCACGTAGGGCAGCTCCTCGAACATGATGGAGTGCGACACCTCGCTGAAGAAGCCCCGCACGAACTTGCCGATCACCAGCACCACGGACACGTAGAGCCCCATGATCCTGCCAGAGGAGGCACATCCTGGGTCCCACCAGCAATTCCCTCTGGATCCCCCCCCACCCTGGCACCCTGCACGTACCCGTAGCCAGCCAGGAAGCCCAGGCTGGGGGGGCTGACTTTGTCGTTGAAGATGATCATGGGGAGGATGTTGCCCTCCTGGGGTGGGGCGTCCTTCTGCCTCAGCACCCACCACTCCACAAAGTGCTCACCATGGCCAGAGCCCCTGCGCTCCTGTTTCAGCTGCACCTCCACGTCCAGGTAGCTCTGCACACCATCTGCAGAGGGTGACACCGTCAGCACAGTGGCTGTTGTGTTCTTAAGGACAATTTTTTGAGGGGGAGTGACACAGCGGGACTCATGTCCTCACTgtctgcaggggctggcaccatCATGTGTGCTCCTAGTGCTGGTTTTTTAGGGAGGGACACACTGGGAATCATGTCCTCCCTGTCTTCAGAGAGGTGGCACCCAGTGCTGGTTTTCTTGTGAGGGGCATGTTGGGACCTAcgtggcagcagctgcttgacAGGTTCAGCTTCGAGGTCAGGGGATGCCCGGATGAATTTGGGGAAGAGGTTACGCAATTGCCTGCAAGAAAGCAGAGTGATGGGGGGGTTGCACCATCCCACTGAGCCCAGGGGTCCAGCCACCCCCTCAGGGGACACTCACACGGGCTCATTCCTGGTGCCATCCAGCAGCTGGGCCAGCTGCAGGCGCTGGGGCGTGCCGGGTGCCAGGTCTGTGCTGTGTTTGCCGTAGGCGTTCTCCACCGTGCCCCCCTTGCTCAGGTCCCTGCGGGCACGAGAGGCTCAGTGCGGGCAGGggggtgcaggcagggctggctcctccCTGGCCGTGCCCGAGGTACCTCTGGAAGATCCAGCTGAGGTGCAGGGTGATGTCAGAGGAGCcgttctgcagctccagcctcatcTGCTCGCGGCTCGGGGGGCTGATGCTCCACAGCGAGCCCGAGCTGCCCTCGATGCGGGCGGTCACGATGTCCTCCACGTCGTAGAGGCTGATAAACTGCATGGCCAGCTGCCACCGAGGGGGGGGACACAGCTCAGTCCCCGCCccaggcagccagcagggattttttggggtggggggggattTACCAGTTCGCCCTCAAAGTCTTTGGTGAGGTCCTCGTAGTCCTCATAGGTGAAGGACTGGATGTATTGCTGCTGGGAGCTCGTGCTGAACagaggctggaggggacaggggcacaTCAGCCAGGCAGGGCACCCTGGTGTCCCATCTGGGCAGCCCAACACCCACCCGCACGTCCTCACCTCGTACCCCCCCAGCTTGAGGGTGACGGTGACGTCGATGGGGTGGTTGATGATGCCCACCACGGAGCGCACCAGGGACATGAAGAGCAGCGGGAACCAGATGATGCCCACGAGGAAGAGGATGATGAGGCCACCCATGCCGTACTTCaccaccttcttcttcttctgcccCTTGGGCTGGGGGTATTTCTGGGATGGGGGGAGACAGTGCACGGTGTTGGGTGGGCTCAGGGGGACTCCAACAAATCCCCAAAAGGGGTTTAGTGAGGGACCCTTCTTagcagaggggctgcacctTCTCACTCTCCCGGCTGCACTTGATGATGAAGATGTTGGCGTAGATGTCCTCCACACACATCCAGTTGGAGAGGGACAGCGTGGTGTCCGTCCACACCCAGTCCATGACGGCCCGCAGCTCCACCAGGAAGGGCACGAGGCGGAacctgggggggacacacggggacagGGCGGTGGTACGGCACCCTCAGCatgcccagggctccctgcGGCCCCGTGCCCTACCCCTGGAAGAGGAAGAGGTTGAGGTGGTTGTATTTCTTGGTGAGGAAGTTGCCCAGGATGCGGGTGGGGTAGCCACAGCGGATCTGGTAGGCCGACAGTCCAAAGTAGATGCACTTCACAAAGTACCACATCTGGGCCACCGTGTTGTGGCGGAACAACCTGCGGGAGGGACGCGTCACCACCCTTCAGCCACCAGCCTGGGCCACCACGTGGGCTCGGGGACACCAAGGTGCCACATGAGGGCCACGCCGTGCCGCGGCGGGGAATCCTTTGGGACGTGCCTTTGGGTGACATAGGGCAGGATGAAGAACATCCAGATGTGGATGCCGAAGACCAGGATGACCTGGAAGATGAGCTTGCCCAGCACGGTCTTGCGGAGGTAGAGCGCGCGGTCGATGACCATGGTGCTGAACTGGAAGAGCAGCATGAACAGGAAAGCCTCTGGCACTTGGTTTTCCGACAGCGAGGAGGTGATGTCGGCGGCCGCCGTGTATTTCTGGGGTGCAGGAGAGGTCAGGACCCGGCCCAGCCTCACCCCGTGGTGGAGGCAGGACAGTCAGGGCCCTCTGGGACTCCCTGCTCACCCCAAAGGCCCAGAAGCcgaagatgatgatgatgaagtcGACTACATCAGTCAGGAACATGTAGGCGTAGACGTCGGTGGCTGCACGGCTCTGTGTGTCCATGATGTCCTGGCAGAACCTGCACACTGGCTGGTACATGTtgtgtgccctgcagggacaggggacacagaggacacAGGGAACAGGTGACTGAGactgcaccccacagcccccaccccaaCCAGCACCGCCACGACTCACGTGGTGAGGAAGAAGCCCTTGACCCGCAAACCAAACGCCTTCAGCTTCCTCTGAGCATGGCTCTCTTCtgacacctcctcctcctcttcctcgccCCCTTGAAGTGAGGCACAGCATGGGTGACAGCCAGGGTCCTGCAGGGCCACATCCTGCCCGACCCCAGCACCCTGGGGGTGCCAGCCTTGCTCCTCAGCAGGGCATGAGGGTTGGGAGCTGGTGCTCACCTTCCACTAGAACCACCTCTGTTGTCTTCCTCCCCTGCTTCCTCCTGAAGCGGAGCTGCGTGGCCTCACTTCCCTCTTCCTGCTCCACAGACTCGCCCtctggctccagctccagccccgtggctgctcccagtgctcctggctgggctggagcctccagcctttcctcagccACTGCTGATGGTGGGGACACGGCTTCCTCCggcttctcctctccttccttgctCTCCTGCTTCTCGTCTGTCGTCTTCTCCTGGTCCCACAGCCCATAGGACTGCGGAGGGACAGGGTCAGGggtcctgctgccccccagcccaACACACCTCGCTCCCAGGATCATCCTGCAGCATCAACTCCCACCAGCATCGGTGGGAAACCATGGCAGAGCcacccagcacctgctgggttctgcctggagcccccaggagcagctccagctccccccAGATGCCCACCCAAGGCCCAGGGctcaccagcagcagggagcgATGGAAGAagagggccaggagctgcaggaggtcaTACTTGATGTAGTGGATGGACTTCTCCAAGCCCAGGATGCGTGGTGGGAAGAAGGGCTTGCCCTCGTTGCGCAGCAGGGTGATGTAGCCATTCCAGGGGAAGAAGCCAAACTGGAAGAGGTATTTCACCACCACCATCATCTGTGGGGATGCTGGGGTCAgtgggtggcagcaggggcagggtggcactgtcccttCACTGGCCACCCCCTGCCCACCTCGGTGAAGACGATGGCGGTCATCCAGAAGCGCTTGGTGGGCCGGGGGATGGAAAGCATGGCCCACAGGAAGACGAGGAGGGGCAGGAAGAGGGAGATGACGGAGCCAGTGACCATGTTGTTGAGGACGATGGTGAAGTAACAGAGCAGCTCGGAGTGGCCGGTGCCGAAGCGGTACccggccagcagcagcttcaggaacCGGTTGTGGGATTGGTAGAACCGTCTCGACTCCTCCAGCTCAGAGACACACAACCTCCTGcaggatgcagggctggggtgagcccctctgccaccccacatccccatcctgctgtccccatgtccccctgtccccatgtccacCTGCTCCTGAGGAGCTCACTGGCAGTCCGCCTGCGCTGCTGGGGAACGGCCAGGAACTGCTGAGTGTCACCCACGTCCTCCACGCTTATCACCTCCTCCTGGCTGATGGGAGAAGTGGCAGTGCTTAGGTACCTGCTAGGGatgacagagggacagcagtgAGCCCCCGGCCttgcctgtggcactgccaggggccCCCTCGGGGGTATCTATGCACCTGCCTGGAAGTGCTGCTTTGGGACTCTGCAGCCAAGGAGCCGGATCGGCTCAGCTCCCGCAGGAGCTCCTCTGGTGCCACCTCGTAGAGCTCATTGGGGAACTCCTCGTTTatctcctgtccctgtggcaGGCAGGATgtcagtgccacccctgtggGCTGCCACCCCCCgtgccccggtgtccccccgggCTCACCTTGGCCAGCCGCTCTGCCATGACAAATCTCTCGAGGCACAGCACCTGGGACATGTCCGTGTGCTCCCGGGTCTGGGTGTCCAGCCACTGGGTCAGCCCATCCACcagggcctggcacagcagccacaggaaccTCAGCGTGTTCAGTGCCCGCTGTAAGACGTTGCTGCGCTCTGCCAGGGCGAGGAGAGGGCTGGAGGGTCACCCGTGCCCACCCAGACCTCCCCAGCGTCCCCCTgagctgcagtcctgctgcCCACCTACCGGATCTTTCCACGTTCTCTTCCTCCCGGCCTTcagccccctgggcagcctccaCCTCTCTCCTTGCGCCGTCTCCTCAAGAGTCAGACCCCAGGGAAGGACGAACATCATTTTTGGGGCTCTCCCATCCACCACCCCATCTCCTGTCCCCCCACATCCACCTTAACAACCAGGGTGGGCACCAAAGAAgctgcacagcctgtgccaaacCCCACTGTAGCCACCAGAGAGCCCCCCCACACTCTGGGAgtgccctgccagggcacacagtgggcaccaggcagggctgtgtcccctcctgcccccccagccccattttggggtgtcacacccacctgcagtgctgtcgGTGCTGGGTGGCCGTGGCTGCtcgggcagctcctgctgccgcAGCACCGTCCTGGCGTTGGTCACCCAGGCCTGGTAGGCGAGCTGGAGGGGCACAGGGGCCAtcagcaccctggggacactgccagccctccagctgctctgcagtcccccagccctgctcacctggaaGGCGCTCGGCCTCCCCGGCCGTGGCTCCTCCTgcacttcctcctcctcctcgctgtCCGACTCAAAGAGGAAATATTCCCCGGAATGCAGCACTGCCgggggggcacagggtgtcatggcacagctggggccatggcaggggtgtcacaccccaggctgtcccagctgccaTCTCCCAGGGTGCTGCCTGGCACCGAGGACACCCATGGGGACATCAAAGCCAACGACTCAACTGCCACGTCCCCAAAGCCGCGTCCCTCCGGCGCCAGCGTTCGGAGGTGACCGATgtcagtgaccccaaacccagcctggcaCCCCCAGTCCAACACCCCGTtagtgctggggagcagagaaGCCATGGTTAGTGCTCTGTGGCCGagcctggggacaaggggacatgCAGGGTGTCACCCTGGCCGAGCAGTGCCCCTGCAGGTGTTAGTGGTCTccgaggggctgagccctgtTACGGCCCCGTGCCAGGGCTGTACCTGCGGCGTGGTCTAACCAGGGCCGCCACCACCGCTCCCTCTGCCGGGACAGGTCTGCCGGGCCGCCGGGAGCTGTGGGACCACAAAGGGGGCTGAGAGGggccctgctcagggcacccACTCAGGGCACCCACTCAGGGCACCCACCCTGCCTGGGGGTGTCAGGGTGGGAGGGGTCACCACAACGCTCCACAGGGCTCCACCAGGATGGGCGTCGGCAAAGGGTCACAGTGCCACCCGTGTGTCCAAagaggggttggggacacggcagggacCCCCCAGCTCTCACCTGCTCTGGCCCCTTCCTGCTCCGTGCTGGTGGCACACTCCTGGTGGTACTTCTGCTGCTTGGCTCGGATCCGCTCCATCCTGGAGGCAGagggtgctgcagagcctgctctCCCAAGTCCCCAGGGGCACCCCATACTCAGGGGTGTCCCAAggtgcagggagaggagtcccagtgccccccaaaacccactcACTGCCGCTTCAGCTGGTCCAGCGACTTCTTCTCGGCTTGCCGGTGCGAGTGCAGGCTCTTCACGATGCTGGCCTTGAACAGCGCCACAcccctgggggacagggacagcgagGGGTCAGGGGGGCCCCCAGCACCCATGGGGCCTCCTCAGGACCCCAGTCCCACCTGGAagcctgcagggcagaggctcGGAGGTCCCACATGACGTGCAGGTAGTAGGAGCTGAGGAAGATGCGGcgctggagcaggaggaataAGAAGCAGATGCTGTCCCACATGATGCCAGCCTCCTCCACGGGCAGTATGCAGTCGTGGTCCTTGTGCATGGCCTTGGCTGGCAGGCAGAGGTGCAGGCGGGTCAGGCAGCAGCCCAAAGCTGCAGCCCCAagccccccagatcccccccagAGCAGCAACTCACGGTTGTAGTAGCCCTTGACAGTGCAGGCGAGGCTGAAGAGCTGGATCACCcagcagaacctgctctgcATTTGCTGCACGAAGACACAGGACAGGAGCTGCGGGCAGAGagggcacacacagctctgtcaccaccCCAGGGGACGGCCAGGGCTGTTGCCacatttcacagagaaaagcaagacaATTCTTCCCAAGGATTTCTGAGATTCACgttctctgaacctcagagaaagggaaaccacaattctcatcacttgCTGCGCCTATgctgtgccaaagtagaatgccACATGGAGATTGCTCacccacagtgatggtgttttgtctccttggcctgtcagggccaggtgtgtgtgtgtggtgacAGTCATGAGATTCTGGGCAGTGTGAGCAGGTGAGTGCTTGCCAGATTCACTTTGGATGAAATCTATATAGcacagtataataaagtaattaatttgcCTTCTGACTCagtggagtcagatgcatcattctctccccttcGTTGGAATCGCCTTTGATTTACAATTCGGGGTGGCCCGGGGAGAAGCACGGGGGTCAGCACGCACCGAGAGCATGTTTTTGGAGATGATGACGGCGATGTTGTAGAGGATGAGGCAGTCCCAGAGCGCCAGGCGGGAGCGGGCTGG
This window contains:
- the PIEZO1 gene encoding piezo-type mechanosensitive ion channel component 1 isoform X1, which produces MNRRGLCEGLYWLLLPLALLAACLFRYNVLSLVYLLFLLLLPWFPGPSSRFSTGHSSRILKALLGISILFLLTHLVFQICLYTLPALDQLLGPSCSSWEVLARHIGVTRLDLSDIPNSVRLVAPDVGILLVSSLSLCLCRLSPAPDTSRGNPECLESSEWSEERDAGRQRRAHRDTRLRSRLRDKAHSLLWEAGKGLAILLLALAGITLPSASSSVYFLLFMGLCTWWACHLPSSHQAFNVLCILIGIYSACHLLCLYAYQTPFVQGVFPPPTIWARVFGFKDIILYYNCSQPNILDLNDSHPWPVYANPGILLLLYYTLATLVKLRQRDAKRTTAPARPCPRDLVELESWPQDTHLVAEDSKPMLFPNAGKPSASSENCTVHVLNAPRRHPTAWLPLHTVGHVLMKQSYVAALIAMMVWSITYHSWLTFVLLLWACLIWTVRSRRHFAMLCSPFLVLYAIALCSLQYVWAMDVVPELPTHISFVQLQPLGLVHPRYPCLALGAKLLLTLTFWMLLRRFVTEKVLTRRAPATPLLEVSATDTETSQMRDVLQKLGEVVRNFFAKFWICVCAAKFIVVTFAGRLVLYKIVYMLLLLLCLMLFQVYYSLWRKVLKGFWWLVVAYTMLVLIATYTYQFEDFPMYWRNVTGLNDDQLRDMGLQQFSVSKLFSSILMMGFFLLACILQLHYFHEPFMLITDLQHIRPPSPASDHIPRSEELHGSRLLRDAAAAETAQSGDSDTASLASNKWGLVLERLVVLGRTFSDMVTRGEVFMRRLLELHVVKMVAIYTVWVALEEVSVMNFLLVLLWTLAMPYCRFRHMASCLSTVWTCIIIVCKMLYQLEVVDPHEYFSNCTQPLPNGTNLTPEELGNSTLYRGPVDPANWFGIRKGFPNWGYVKNHLQVLLLLVFEAVVYRRQQYHRKQHQLVAPVTETVFEDISREHLDLGLVSCAKYFINYFFYKFGLEICFLMMVNVIGQRMNFLVILHGCWLVVMLTRRRRAAIAHLWPKYCLFLIVFFLYQYLLCLGMPPALCIDYPWRWSHAIPLNSALIKWLYLPDFFQAPKSTNLINDFLLLLCAAQQWRVFEAERSEPWLRAAGDNSDRLDREQDHHNPTPNFIYCKSYLDMAKVVVFHYLFWVVLVVVFITGTTRISLFGLGYVLACFYLLLSGTAMLRKPARSRLALWDCLILYNIAVIISKNMLSLLSCVFVQQMQSRFCWVIQLFSLACTVKGYYNPKAMHKDHDCILPVEEAGIMWDSICFLFLLLQRRIFLSSYYLHVMWDLRASALQASRGVALFKASIVKSLHSHRQAEKKSLDQLKRQMERIRAKQQKYHQECATSTEQEGARAAPGGPADLSRQRERWWRPWLDHAAVLHSGEYFLFESDSEEEEEVQEEPRPGRPSAFQLAYQAWVTNARTVLRQQELPEQPRPPSTDSTAGDGARREVEAAQGAEGREEENVERSERSNVLQRALNTLRFLWLLCQALVDGLTQWLDTQTREHTDMSQVLCLERFVMAERLAKGQEINEEFPNELYEVAPEELLRELSRSGSLAAESQSSTSSRYLSTATSPISQEEVISVEDVGDTQQFLAVPQQRRRTASELLRSRRLCVSELEESRRFYQSHNRFLKLLLAGYRFGTGHSELLCYFTIVLNNMVTGSVISLFLPLLVFLWAMLSIPRPTKRFWMTAIVFTEMMVVVKYLFQFGFFPWNGYITLLRNEGKPFFPPRILGLEKSIHYIKYDLLQLLALFFHRSLLLSYGLWDQEKTTDEKQESKEGEEKPEEAVSPPSAVAEERLEAPAQPGALGAATGLELEPEGESVEQEEGSEATQLRFRRKQGRKTTEVVLVEGGEEEEEEVSEESHAQRKLKAFGLRVKGFFLTTAHNMYQPVCRFCQDIMDTQSRAATDVYAYMFLTDVVDFIIIIFGFWAFGKYTAAADITSSLSENQVPEAFLFMLLFQFSTMVIDRALYLRKTVLGKLIFQVILVFGIHIWMFFILPYVTQRLFRHNTVAQMWYFVKCIYFGLSAYQIRCGYPTRILGNFLTKKYNHLNLFLFQGFRLVPFLVELRAVMDWVWTDTTLSLSNWMCVEDIYANIFIIKCSRESEKKYPQPKGQKKKKVVKYGMGGLIILFLVGIIWFPLLFMSLVRSVVGIINHPIDVTVTLKLGGYEPLFSTSSQQQYIQSFTYEDYEDLTKDFEGELLAMQFISLYDVEDIVTARIEGSSGSLWSISPPSREQMRLELQNGSSDITLHLSWIFQRDLSKGGTVENAYGKHSTDLAPGTPQRLQLAQLLDGTRNEPVQLRNLFPKFIRASPDLEAEPVKQLLPHGVQSYLDVEVQLKQERRGSGHGEHFVEWWVLRQKDAPPQEGNILPMIIFNDKVSPPSLGFLAGYGIMGLYVSVVLVIGKFVRGFFSEVSHSIMFEELPYVDRILKLCQDIFLVRETGELELEEELYAKLIFLYRSPETMIKWTREKQ